One window from the genome of Dehalococcoidia bacterium encodes:
- a CDS encoding arsenite methyltransferase has translation MEEIERDQIRKAVRDNYASVVRSGGVGCGCGPSCCGGTTDPGQARDKSAQMGYSEDELACVPEGADLGLGCGNPQAIAALKAGEIVLDLGSGAGFDCFLAARAVGEMGKVIGVDMTPDMLSKARANAKSGGYGNVEFRLGEIEHLPVADASADVILSNCVINLSPDKPAVFREAFRVLKKGGRLAISDVVATALLPEELRKELSLYTGCVSGAATIDENERMLTEAGFKNIRINPKDESRQFIRNWSPGNRIEDYVVSATIEAVKP, from the coding sequence ATGGAAGAAATCGAACGCGATCAAATTCGCAAAGCGGTTAGAGATAATTACGCCAGCGTAGTCAGAAGCGGTGGTGTGGGATGTGGCTGCGGGCCATCTTGTTGTGGGGGAACGACCGATCCCGGTCAGGCGCGCGATAAATCTGCGCAGATGGGCTATTCGGAGGATGAGCTGGCTTGCGTTCCCGAAGGGGCTGATCTGGGTCTGGGCTGCGGAAATCCGCAGGCTATTGCCGCGCTAAAGGCAGGAGAGATTGTTCTGGATCTCGGAAGCGGCGCCGGGTTTGACTGTTTCCTGGCCGCGAGGGCAGTGGGGGAAATGGGAAAAGTTATCGGTGTGGATATGACGCCGGATATGTTGAGCAAGGCCAGGGCCAATGCCAAGAGCGGCGGCTACGGGAATGTAGAGTTCCGGCTGGGGGAAATCGAGCACCTGCCGGTTGCCGATGCGAGTGCGGATGTTATCCTTTCCAACTGCGTGATCAACCTTTCGCCCGATAAGCCCGCCGTTTTCAGGGAAGCCTTCAGGGTCCTCAAAAAGGGCGGCAGGCTGGCCATATCGGACGTGGTGGCTACAGCACTTTTGCCGGAGGAGTTGCGAAAAGAACTCTCCCTCTATACCGGATGCGTCAGCGGAGCAGCCACCATAGACGAAAATGAGCGCATGTTAACAGAAGCGGGATTCAAAAACATCCGCATAAATCCCAAGGATGAAAGCCGCCAGTTCATTCGAAACTGGTCTCCGGGAAACAGGATTGAGGACTACGTTGTCTCCGCGACGATTGAGGCAGTCAAACCGTAG
- the secD gene encoding protein translocase subunit SecD, producing MTLKDKLTIGLIVLVVSLSLMTLFWSSFNSAIDREEIKLGLDLKGGALLVYQADFSKLPEGTSESEAISNTIKVLEKRINAYGVNEPVIKKSGSDRIRVELPGIANIDEAKRLIGETALIKFKTFTVSEQGDFAIRPNVEGGAELMAVDKGTGDYIATLVTGEVDGQPVDLTSQLFSEVYYWIPQSGGSVEIRFKWNSEGADLFYQVTSQLYTLPERSVERQLGIFLGDQLISAPQVNAAISDSGIIEGMKLNEAKDLTQLLNAGRIPVPLTTIEEDNVSPTLGKDFVDLSKKAGAVAVGIIILFMILYYRLPGVVAGLALLMYVALVMGLFKALGVTLTLAGIAGFVLSIGMAVDANVLIFERMREEMRMGRSIRASVEMGFNRAWPAIRDSNVTTLITCGVLYWVGSALTVPAVQGFAATLSIGVILSMFSALIITRTLLRFVGRSQAINDVTLFMSTTKEPVPSKEGR from the coding sequence ATGACGCTTAAAGATAAACTGACTATCGGGTTAATTGTCCTCGTGGTGTCCCTATCGCTCATGACGTTGTTCTGGTCCAGCTTCAACAGTGCCATCGATCGTGAGGAGATCAAGCTGGGATTGGACCTGAAAGGCGGAGCCCTTCTGGTTTATCAGGCGGACTTCAGCAAACTGCCTGAAGGAACCAGCGAGAGCGAAGCCATTTCAAACACGATAAAGGTGCTGGAGAAGCGAATCAATGCCTATGGCGTCAACGAGCCCGTGATCAAGAAGAGCGGAAGCGACCGGATCCGTGTGGAACTCCCGGGAATCGCCAATATCGATGAAGCGAAGAGACTCATTGGTGAAACCGCCCTGATCAAATTCAAGACGTTTACCGTGTCGGAACAGGGAGATTTTGCCATTCGTCCAAATGTAGAAGGAGGAGCGGAGTTGATGGCCGTTGACAAGGGAACAGGCGATTATATTGCTACCCTGGTCACCGGAGAGGTAGACGGCCAACCTGTGGATCTGACCAGCCAGCTCTTCTCTGAAGTTTATTATTGGATACCTCAAAGCGGTGGCTCCGTGGAAATCCGCTTCAAGTGGAACAGCGAAGGAGCCGATCTCTTCTATCAAGTAACCAGCCAACTTTATACATTGCCCGAGAGATCGGTGGAACGGCAGCTCGGAATATTCCTCGGGGATCAACTGATCTCCGCTCCGCAAGTTAATGCTGCCATCAGTGATAGCGGCATCATTGAGGGGATGAAACTGAACGAAGCCAAAGACCTGACGCAGCTTCTCAACGCGGGACGCATTCCTGTGCCATTGACCACGATCGAGGAAGACAATGTCAGTCCTACCCTGGGCAAGGATTTTGTGGACCTGAGTAAAAAAGCAGGCGCTGTTGCAGTCGGGATCATCATTCTGTTCATGATCCTCTACTATCGGCTGCCGGGAGTGGTGGCCGGTTTGGCTTTGCTGATGTATGTGGCTCTGGTGATGGGCCTCTTCAAGGCGCTGGGAGTAACGCTCACTCTGGCCGGAATTGCAGGCTTCGTCCTCTCCATCGGAATGGCGGTGGATGCCAATGTGCTCATCTTTGAACGCATGCGAGAGGAAATGCGGATGGGTCGGTCCATTCGCGCATCGGTTGAAATGGGCTTCAACCGTGCCTGGCCGGCGATTCGAGACAGCAACGTCACCACACTCATCACCTGTGGCGTACTGTACTGGGTCGGCAGCGCTTTGACTGTGCCTGCCGTTCAGGGCTTTGCGGCAACGCTGTCTATCGGTGTTATCCTGAGCATGTTCTCCGCCCTGATCATCACCCGCACCCTGCTGCGGTTTGTGGGAAGAAGTCAGGCAATAAACGACGTTACCCTTTTTATGTCAACGACCAAGGAACCCGTGCCATCCAAGGAGGGTCGATAA
- a CDS encoding HD domain-containing protein, with the protein MASDVMQTSAGLFIGKEAAAILTRLRRFLASQKIEGFVVGGYIRDGLLERPSHDIDLTLAGDAVQIARQVADAFNASFVLLDETHQVARVVLSQDGERWYLDFATIRGSIENDLAKRDFTINAIGMKLGEIEAGWNQVALIDPLEGLRDLEQKAIRAVSDTVFLDDPARLLRAFRFSAELGFSLDSQTEALIERDRGLIAEVSGERIQNELCCILETDRAADSLSHLDQLGLLDLIVPEMVFSKGVEQPKEHFWNVFEHSLETVSAVERLLAALEHKGDLLDALTFCGKLADHFNQEIAAGRTRKGLIKLAALLHDVAKPQTKRLDETGRIRFLGHAEEGALITESILERLRFSSRETRMVAEMVEHHLRPGHLSNASELPTRRAIYRYFRDTGEVGIDVLFLSLADHLATRGPLLEMKGWQEHVEVTQYMLAKFFEDKATVSPPKLIDGHVLMEKFGLVPGPQIGRLLEAVREAQASGEIGSEEDAFDFVRKELGRKHDA; encoded by the coding sequence ATGGCATCTGACGTCATGCAAACAAGCGCAGGCCTGTTCATCGGAAAAGAGGCCGCCGCAATTCTGACCCGCTTGCGGAGGTTTCTGGCCTCTCAAAAAATAGAGGGATTTGTGGTTGGCGGCTATATCAGAGACGGCCTCCTGGAACGCCCCAGCCACGATATCGATCTCACGCTTGCCGGAGATGCTGTACAGATCGCCAGACAGGTAGCCGATGCTTTCAATGCCAGCTTCGTGCTGCTTGACGAGACCCATCAGGTGGCCAGAGTCGTCCTCTCTCAAGACGGGGAACGCTGGTATCTCGATTTTGCCACTATAAGAGGATCGATCGAAAACGACCTGGCCAAGCGCGATTTCACCATCAACGCCATCGGCATGAAACTGGGCGAAATTGAAGCGGGATGGAACCAGGTGGCGCTCATCGATCCCCTGGAAGGCCTCCGTGATCTGGAACAAAAGGCGATCAGGGCAGTCAGCGACACTGTCTTCCTCGATGATCCAGCACGGCTTCTGCGGGCATTTCGTTTCTCCGCCGAACTGGGTTTCTCCCTGGATAGCCAGACCGAAGCCCTCATCGAGCGTGATCGAGGCCTCATCGCGGAGGTCAGCGGCGAGAGGATTCAGAACGAGTTGTGCTGCATTCTGGAAACGGATAGGGCTGCCGATTCCCTCTCTCATCTGGATCAACTCGGCCTTCTCGACCTGATCGTCCCCGAGATGGTCTTCTCCAAAGGAGTAGAACAGCCCAAAGAGCACTTCTGGAACGTCTTCGAGCATTCTCTGGAAACGGTGTCCGCTGTAGAACGCCTGCTGGCAGCTTTAGAGCACAAAGGCGATCTCCTCGACGCCTTGACCTTTTGCGGCAAATTAGCCGATCATTTTAACCAGGAGATTGCCGCCGGTCGAACCCGCAAGGGATTGATCAAGCTGGCGGCCCTGCTTCATGATGTGGCCAAGCCGCAGACCAAACGATTAGATGAGACTGGAAGGATACGCTTTCTGGGCCACGCCGAAGAGGGTGCGCTCATAACCGAGTCTATACTGGAGCGCCTCCGTTTCAGTTCGCGCGAGACGAGGATGGTGGCCGAGATGGTGGAACACCACTTGCGGCCGGGCCATCTCAGCAACGCTTCAGAGCTGCCCACCCGGCGCGCGATCTACCGCTATTTTCGCGATACGGGAGAAGTGGGGATCGATGTATTATTCCTGAGCCTGGCCGATCATCTGGCAACCCGTGGACCGTTGCTGGAAATGAAGGGCTGGCAGGAACATGTTGAGGTAACTCAATATATGCTGGCCAAATTCTTTGAAGATAAGGCCACCGTTTCACCGCCAAAGCTCATCGATGGTCATGTCCTGATGGAAAAGTTCGGGTTGGTGCCCGGACCTCAGATCGGGAGGCTGTTGGAAGCGGTGAGAGAGGCCCAGGCTTCAGGGGAAATCGGAAGTGAGGAAGATGCCTTCGACTTTGTGAGAAAGGAGCTGGGAAGGAAGCATGACGCTTAA
- the secF gene encoding protein translocase subunit SecF yields MIDFTGKKNWFFIGSVIPMVIGVIFIIVSGIPWGIDFTGGTTMTVQAWNQDNLKTWFEDEKHPEATVEELEGNTFAITTGMLTEEDQGRIERALQDKGLTISSIESVADGTLITVAVANAEALTRGTLETKLSDLGHSEATIQEGDGGKYYAETKELKGPDQDQVKAAFGRAGWTTTSLSSVSDPLSKERARNAIIGVVIASVAMLLYIWWAFRKVSNPLRYGTCAVVAMLHDIVICISFYVIFASALNLEVNLMFVTGILTVIGYSVNDTVVVFDRIRENLGKVNRSTRFEEVVNASLTETLTRCMITVSTTLIAAAAVWLFVGDPIRNLLMVLLVGIASGAYSSIFIASMLLVVWENRAEKRVEMKGAPVRATK; encoded by the coding sequence ATGATTGACTTTACGGGCAAGAAAAACTGGTTCTTCATCGGTTCGGTGATCCCGATGGTTATCGGGGTCATCTTCATCATTGTCAGCGGGATTCCCTGGGGCATCGATTTCACCGGCGGGACAACGATGACCGTACAGGCCTGGAATCAAGATAACCTGAAAACCTGGTTCGAGGATGAGAAGCATCCCGAGGCCACCGTTGAAGAACTGGAGGGGAACACCTTCGCCATCACCACCGGCATGTTGACGGAAGAGGATCAAGGCCGTATTGAGCGAGCATTGCAAGACAAGGGACTGACGATATCGAGTATCGAATCGGTAGCCGATGGCACCCTGATAACGGTGGCAGTGGCCAATGCAGAGGCTCTAACCCGTGGCACGCTAGAAACCAAACTTAGCGACCTAGGTCATTCGGAAGCTACGATCCAGGAAGGTGACGGGGGTAAATACTACGCCGAGACCAAAGAGCTGAAAGGACCGGACCAAGACCAAGTCAAGGCAGCTTTCGGCAGGGCCGGGTGGACAACCACTAGTCTCAGTTCGGTATCGGACCCCCTGTCCAAAGAGAGAGCCAGGAACGCGATCATCGGTGTGGTGATCGCCTCGGTGGCCATGCTCCTCTACATCTGGTGGGCATTCCGCAAGGTATCCAATCCCTTGCGCTACGGCACCTGTGCAGTGGTAGCCATGCTTCACGATATCGTCATCTGCATCTCGTTCTACGTCATCTTCGCCAGTGCACTCAACCTGGAGGTCAACCTGATGTTCGTCACTGGTATCCTGACGGTCATCGGCTACAGCGTGAACGATACCGTAGTGGTCTTCGACCGGATCCGGGAGAACCTGGGCAAAGTAAACCGGAGTACGCGATTTGAAGAGGTAGTCAATGCCAGCCTGACGGAAACCCTCACCCGCTGCATGATCACCGTTTCGACCACCCTGATAGCAGCCGCAGCCGTCTGGCTGTTTGTTGGCGATCCAATCAGGAACTTGCTGATGGTCTTGCTGGTAGGTATTGCATCAGGCGCCTACAGCTCCATCTTTATTGCCAGCATGCTTCTGGTGGTGTGGGAAAATAGAGCGGAGAAAAGGGTGGAGATGAAGGGCGCTCCAGTCCGGGCCACCAAATAG